One Panicum virgatum strain AP13 chromosome 3N, P.virgatum_v5, whole genome shotgun sequence DNA segment encodes these proteins:
- the LOC120665403 gene encoding uncharacterized protein LOC120665403, with product MSSFAGQRSRPWVGVAGAGAGATSEPAGDSVARDDAAAALSMRGAADAPTNASAISFGFAATAVLVSMFLLMAIFEHLIKPGLASSSSSPSSSTRPDGGGGEGRARAVGLPHARLHHHHHHRDASPDKLGHPPKVEDDPVAAAADLTVLMPGHRYPTFLAQPAPLAPWPREGVRWPPHDQEHHRSSFAPPP from the exons ATGAGCAGCTTCGCGGGGCAGAGGTCGAGGCCGTGGGTGGGggtggcgggcgccggcgccggcgccacgtCGGAGCCCGCGGGCGACAGCGTCGCGAGggacgacgccgcggcggccttgTCCATGAggggcgccgccgacgcgcccACCAACGCCAGCGCCATCTCCTTCGGCTTCGCGGCCACGGCCGTCCTCGTCTCCATGTTCCTCCTCATGGCCATCTTCGAGCACCTCATCAAGCCCGGCCTGgcttcctcctcgtcgtcgccctcctcctccacgcgccccgacggcggcggcggcgaaggccgcgcccgcgccgtcgGCCTGCCCCACGCCCgcctgcaccaccaccaccaccaccgcgacGCGTCGCCGGACAAGCTCGGCCACCCGCCCAAG GTGGAGGACGaccccgtggcggcggcggcggacctgaCGGTGCTGATGCCGGGGCACCGGTACCCGACGTTCCTCGCGCAGCCGGCGCCTCTCGCGCCGTGGCCCAGGGAAGGCGTGCGCTGGCCTCCCCATGACCAGGAGCATCATCGCAGTTCATTTGCTCCGCCGCCATGA
- the LOC120665404 gene encoding 40S ribosomal protein S12-like codes for MADQETPIAVEAPTPVLGEPMDLMTALQLVMKKSGAHDGLVKGLREAAKAIEKHAAQLCVLADDCDQPDYVKLVKALCAEHNVHLVTVPSAKTLGEWAGLCKIDSEGKARKVVGCSCVVVKDYGEESEGLNIVQEYVKSH; via the exons ATGGC GGATCAGGAGACCCCGATTGCAGTTGAGGCACCGACCCCTGTTCTTGGGGAGCCGATGGACTTGATGACTGCTCTGCAGCTCGTCATGAAGAAGTCTGGTGCCCATGATGGTCTCGTAAAGGGTCTTCGTGAGGCTGCCAAGGCCATTGAGAAGCATGCTGCTCAGCTCTGTGTCCTTGCTGATGACTGTGACCAGCCTGATTATGTCAAGCTGGTGAAGGCTCTCTGTGCTGAGCACAATGTTCACCTGGTTACTGTGCCTAGTGCTAAAACTCTTGGCGAGTGGGCAGGG CTTTGCAAGATTGACTCTGAGGGCAAGGCAAGGAAGGTTGTGGGCTGCTCATGTGTGGTTGTCAAG GACTACGGCGAAGAATCAGAGGGCCTTAACATTGTGCAGGAGTACGTCAAGTCGCACTAG